In Microbulbifer celer, a single window of DNA contains:
- the pgi gene encoding glucose-6-phosphate isomerase, giving the protein MDALPLTAAIAKLQQHQKQHHWSLRELFAESPERAQQFSASAAGLYLDYSKNLLREDTLALLLEYAETANLKQSINDLLSGTNINNTEHRPALHTALRFQGEPTTEHEQAVAECRAQMKAFVERVLSGEWTGFSGKAIRHVVNIGIGGSDLGPRMVCEALRPWHQEALDVHFVANIDGADLSDTIAALPADETLFIVASKSFSTLETRQNALSARQWVMDAGCKESELEKHFVAVSSNITAALDFGIAAQNIFPMWDWVGGRYSLWSAIGLPIALACGFEAYSELLAGANAMDTHFAEAPFEQNLPVLMALIHFWYRQTWGAGSLAVLPYAQRLAKFPAWLQQLDMESLGKRVTRDAQPLTYPSGSVIWGAEGSNGQHSFHQLLHQGTDMIPADFVAIKEPTSELKEQHRWLLACCLSQSQALLQGKSLAEARQELEASGHTHKEVHHLAPHKVIPGNRPSNTLIAEKLDPFHLGSLLALYEHKVFTFGTLLDINPFDQWGVELGKVLGNAVHDAIEGDIPADWDGSTANLLKMLLK; this is encoded by the coding sequence ATGGACGCACTCCCACTCACAGCAGCTATTGCCAAACTCCAACAGCACCAGAAGCAACACCACTGGTCGCTGCGTGAACTGTTCGCAGAATCTCCCGAACGCGCGCAACAATTCAGCGCATCGGCGGCGGGCCTCTATCTGGATTACAGCAAGAACCTGCTGCGGGAAGACACCCTGGCACTGCTGCTCGAATATGCGGAAACTGCGAATCTGAAGCAGTCCATCAACGATCTGCTTTCCGGCACCAACATCAATAACACCGAGCATCGCCCTGCCCTGCACACCGCTCTGCGTTTCCAGGGAGAACCCACGACAGAGCACGAACAGGCGGTGGCCGAGTGCCGCGCGCAGATGAAAGCGTTTGTAGAGCGCGTGCTCAGCGGCGAATGGACCGGTTTCAGCGGCAAGGCCATCCGCCATGTGGTCAATATCGGTATCGGCGGATCCGACCTGGGCCCGCGTATGGTGTGTGAAGCCCTGCGCCCCTGGCACCAGGAAGCGCTGGATGTACACTTCGTGGCCAACATCGACGGCGCTGACCTGAGCGATACCATCGCTGCACTGCCCGCTGACGAGACCCTGTTCATCGTCGCTTCCAAGTCCTTCTCCACGCTGGAAACCCGTCAGAACGCGCTCTCGGCCCGTCAATGGGTGATGGATGCAGGCTGCAAAGAGTCGGAGTTGGAAAAGCATTTTGTCGCCGTGAGCAGCAACATCACTGCCGCACTGGATTTCGGAATCGCCGCGCAGAATATTTTCCCGATGTGGGACTGGGTGGGCGGTCGCTATTCCCTGTGGTCCGCCATTGGCCTGCCCATTGCCCTGGCCTGCGGATTCGAGGCGTACAGCGAGCTGCTTGCCGGTGCCAACGCCATGGATACGCACTTTGCAGAAGCGCCGTTTGAGCAGAACCTGCCGGTACTGATGGCGCTGATCCACTTCTGGTATCGCCAGACCTGGGGCGCCGGCAGCCTTGCGGTTCTTCCTTACGCACAGCGCCTGGCCAAGTTCCCGGCGTGGCTGCAACAGCTGGATATGGAGAGCCTGGGCAAGCGCGTTACCCGCGATGCGCAACCGCTTACCTACCCAAGCGGTAGTGTGATCTGGGGTGCCGAGGGCAGCAACGGCCAGCACTCGTTCCACCAGTTGCTGCACCAGGGCACGGATATGATTCCCGCCGACTTTGTGGCGATCAAGGAACCCACTTCCGAGCTGAAAGAGCAGCACCGGTGGCTGCTGGCCTGCTGCCTGAGCCAGAGTCAGGCGCTGCTCCAGGGCAAGTCCCTTGCGGAGGCGCGCCAGGAGCTGGAGGCTTCCGGGCACACCCATAAAGAAGTACACCACCTGGCGCCGCACAAGGTGATTCCGGGTAACCGCCCGAGCAATACCCTGATCGCCGAGAAGCTGGATCCGTTCCACCTGGGCAGTCTGCTGGCGCTGTACGAGCACAAGGTATTTACCTTCGGCACGCTGCTGGATATCAATCCGTTTGATCAGTGGGGTGTGGAACTGGGTAAAGTGCTGGGCAATGCTGTGCACGATGCCATCGAGGGAGATATTCCTGCGGACTGGGATGGGTCTACGGCCAATCTGCTGAAGATGCTATTGAAGTAA
- a CDS encoding slipin family protein gives MVSYFFTLLGLAVVLLVMYAIRVLREYERAVVFFLGRFQSVKGPGLIIIIPVIQTMERVDLRTVVMDVPTQDVISRDNVSVKVNAVVYYRVIDPQSAIINVEHYDEAVSQLSQTTLRSVLGKHELDEMLSERDKLNVDIQKILDEQTDAWGVKVTNVEIKHIDLDESMIRAIAKQAEAERSRRAKVIHADGEAQAAVKLTEAARELSKNSNAITLRYMQTLIDIAGEQNSTIVFPLPMDLINPLLEQQVKKSPGAS, from the coding sequence ATGGTCAGCTATTTTTTCACCCTGCTGGGGCTGGCAGTTGTTCTGCTGGTGATGTACGCGATCCGGGTGCTGCGGGAATACGAGCGCGCGGTGGTATTTTTTCTGGGACGTTTTCAGTCGGTGAAGGGGCCGGGTCTAATCATTATTATTCCGGTGATCCAGACCATGGAGCGGGTGGATCTTCGCACGGTGGTGATGGATGTGCCGACGCAGGATGTGATCAGTCGCGATAACGTTTCGGTGAAGGTGAATGCGGTGGTTTACTACCGGGTGATCGATCCGCAGTCGGCGATTATCAATGTGGAGCATTATGATGAGGCGGTGAGCCAGCTTTCACAGACGACGTTGCGGTCGGTGCTGGGTAAGCATGAGTTGGATGAGATGCTTTCCGAGCGGGATAAGTTGAATGTGGATATCCAGAAGATTCTGGATGAACAGACGGATGCCTGGGGCGTGAAGGTGACCAATGTAGAGATCAAACATATCGATCTCGACGAGAGTATGATCCGGGCCATTGCCAAGCAGGCAGAGGCGGAGCGTTCGCGGCGGGCGAAGGTGATCCACGCCGATGGTGAAGCGCAGGCGGCGGTGAAACTCACCGAGGCGGCTAGGGAGCTGTCGAAGAACTCCAATGCGATTACCCTGCGGTATATGCAGACGTTGATCGATATTGCCGGCGAGCAGAATTCCACGATAGTGTTCCCGCTGCCGATGGATCTGATCAACCCTCTGTTGGAGCAGCAGGTTAAGAAAAGCCCTGGTGCTTCGTAG
- a CDS encoding NfeD family protein, translating into MIKRLSKGVAFWLLLLVAQSLSLSLSLSLAAQESDLDTDEPHIAELSISGAIGPATTDYLVRTSDEAREKGAQLIIVRLDTPGGLDAATRDIIQHILASDIPYITYVTPAGARAASAGTYILYASHIAAMTPSTTLGAATPVQMGGMPGQDPQGDAPGERPEQRKPKPEKMEGDTGEDGKQGESEGADGTESTPPPKSTMERKVINDSVAYIRGLANRRGRNADWAEKAVREAATLTATEAQQENVIDIVAENRTDLLQQVGDREVAMASGTRKIDPATTRLPVVEYSPDWRNELLAIITNPQVAYILLLIGIYGLIFEGYSPGAMVPGIVGVISLLLALYALQVLPINYAGLALIVVGALLIAAEFFVPSFGALGIGGVIALIIGSVMLIDSDVPGMQVSKGLIGAIAGISGLALMGLLYAVGRSLRKPKVASNKAMVGRTGVVAEVTPTLLVKIDGEIWMAHSGSDLSMGQMVQVTAEQGLRLEVKPVQPE; encoded by the coding sequence ATGATCAAGCGGTTGTCGAAAGGCGTTGCCTTCTGGTTGCTGCTGCTGGTAGCGCAGTCTCTTTCACTGTCGCTGTCGCTGTCGCTGGCGGCGCAGGAGTCCGACCTCGATACCGATGAGCCACATATTGCGGAGCTTTCCATATCCGGTGCCATCGGGCCGGCCACTACCGATTACCTGGTGCGTACCAGCGACGAGGCGAGAGAGAAAGGCGCTCAACTCATCATTGTGCGCCTCGATACGCCGGGCGGCCTCGATGCGGCGACACGAGACATCATCCAGCACATTCTCGCCTCTGATATCCCCTACATTACTTACGTCACGCCCGCCGGTGCTCGTGCCGCCAGTGCCGGTACTTATATTCTCTACGCAAGTCATATTGCCGCGATGACACCATCCACCACCCTCGGCGCCGCCACACCGGTGCAGATGGGGGGCATGCCCGGGCAGGATCCTCAGGGAGATGCACCCGGTGAAAGGCCCGAACAGCGCAAACCCAAGCCAGAAAAAATGGAAGGTGATACGGGCGAAGACGGAAAGCAGGGGGAGAGTGAGGGTGCCGATGGCACTGAATCCACCCCGCCGCCCAAATCCACCATGGAGCGCAAGGTCATCAACGACTCGGTCGCCTATATCCGCGGCCTGGCCAACCGCCGTGGACGCAATGCGGATTGGGCGGAGAAAGCGGTGCGCGAGGCAGCCACACTGACCGCAACCGAGGCGCAGCAAGAGAATGTGATCGATATTGTCGCCGAGAACCGGACTGACCTGCTGCAGCAGGTGGGCGACAGGGAAGTAGCAATGGCATCCGGCACACGCAAGATCGACCCGGCAACCACCAGGTTACCGGTGGTGGAATACAGCCCGGACTGGCGCAACGAGCTGCTGGCAATCATTACCAATCCGCAAGTGGCTTATATCCTGCTGTTGATCGGTATCTACGGGCTTATTTTTGAAGGTTACAGCCCCGGCGCCATGGTGCCGGGGATCGTGGGGGTGATCAGTCTCCTGTTGGCACTCTATGCGCTACAGGTTTTGCCCATCAATTACGCCGGCCTGGCATTGATCGTAGTGGGGGCGTTGCTGATTGCGGCGGAATTTTTTGTCCCCAGCTTTGGCGCGCTGGGGATTGGCGGGGTGATCGCATTGATTATTGGTTCGGTGATGCTGATCGATAGCGATGTACCGGGTATGCAGGTCTCAAAAGGTTTGATTGGTGCGATTGCCGGCATCAGTGGTCTCGCGTTGATGGGGCTGCTCTACGCCGTGGGACGCAGTCTGCGCAAACCGAAGGTGGCGAGCAATAAAGCCATGGTCGGGCGCACTGGCGTGGTAGCGGAGGTGACACCAACACTGTTGGTGAAAATCGATGGTGAAATCTGGATGGCTCACAGCGGTAGTGATTTGAGCATGGGGCAGATGGTACAGGTAACGGCGGAGCAGGGGTTGCGGTTGGAAGTGAAACCCGTGCAGCCGGAATAA